The following proteins are encoded in a genomic region of Flammeovirga pectinis:
- the panD gene encoding aspartate 1-decarboxylase, with translation MYIEVLKSKIHRVKVTQAELNYVGSITVDENLMEAANIIEGEKVQIVNNNNGERFETYVIKGERDSGIICLNGAAARRVQVGDILIIISYAYMKQKKAINYSPKLVFPNDDNKLED, from the coding sequence ATGTATATAGAAGTTTTAAAATCAAAGATCCACCGTGTCAAAGTTACACAAGCAGAATTAAATTATGTTGGCAGTATTACTGTTGATGAAAATCTAATGGAAGCTGCAAATATCATTGAAGGTGAGAAAGTGCAAATTGTTAATAATAATAACGGTGAGCGTTTTGAAACTTATGTGATTAAAGGAGAGAGAGACAGTGGCATTATCTGTTTAAATGGTGCTGCAGCGCGAAGAGTTCAAGTAGGAGATATTCTAATTATCATTTCATATGCATATATGAAACAGAAAAAAGCAATTAACTACTCCCCTAAGCTTGTCTTTCCTAATGATGATAATAAATTAGAAGATTAA
- a CDS encoding lysylphosphatidylglycerol synthase transmembrane domain-containing protein, translating into MNLKDILKYLFSFILAGGLLWYVLKEQNLKEVLTSFDTIDWKIVVLSMAISLMSHYARGLRWGLMLKPLNYKTSGPNLFMATMSGYAGNLIIPRFGEFFRCGILQKLSKIPAKTSFGAVVAERAMDLIVFITLFLIAFFSQFDKLQGMILPHFNQQSDSIIDKIPYLIIGMVIIGLIGYFIFRIRKQLLRTAIVRKALMLLQGIIEGMTGVFKLKRKEFGLYFLYTFIIWLTYFYMGYVLFWTIQGTENLSPVVGFVMMMMGGLGMVLPTPGGTGSYHFFASHTLMAYGVSNTDAIAYAILMHTSQTFSVIIVGGISILIANLKKSDNSTIEDNE; encoded by the coding sequence ATGAATTTAAAAGACATACTAAAATATCTTTTCTCTTTTATACTTGCCGGTGGACTACTTTGGTATGTTTTAAAAGAACAAAACCTTAAAGAAGTATTAACCTCTTTTGATACCATTGATTGGAAAATAGTGGTTTTATCAATGGCTATTTCATTGATGAGCCATTATGCAAGAGGATTAAGGTGGGGATTAATGTTAAAGCCTTTAAATTACAAGACATCTGGTCCTAATTTATTTATGGCAACAATGTCTGGATATGCAGGCAATCTAATTATACCTCGTTTTGGTGAATTTTTTAGATGTGGTATTTTACAAAAACTATCTAAAATACCTGCTAAAACTTCTTTCGGTGCAGTTGTAGCTGAAAGAGCAATGGATTTAATTGTATTTATTACTTTATTTTTAATTGCTTTTTTTAGCCAATTCGATAAGCTTCAGGGAATGATCTTGCCTCATTTCAATCAACAATCAGATTCAATCATTGATAAAATTCCATACCTAATTATAGGAATGGTAATTATAGGTTTAATAGGATATTTTATATTTCGCATCAGAAAACAACTTTTAAGAACTGCAATAGTTAGGAAAGCATTAATGTTACTTCAAGGTATTATTGAAGGAATGACAGGTGTATTTAAACTTAAAAGAAAAGAATTTGGTTTGTATTTTCTTTATACGTTCATTATCTGGCTAACATATTTCTATATGGGATATGTTTTATTTTGGACTATACAAGGCACAGAAAACCTTTCTCCAGTTGTTGGATTTGTAATGATGATGATGGGTGGACTTGGAATGGTACTCCCTACACCTGGCGGCACAGGGTCTTATCACTTTTTTGCTTCTCATACATTAATGGCTTACGGAGTTAGTAATACAGACGCCATTGCTTATGCAATCTTAATGCATACCTCTCAAACATTTTCGGTAATAATAGTTGGTGGTATAAGTATTTTGATAGCAAACTTAAAAAAATCAGATAACTCAACAATAGAGGACAATGAATAA